From the Macrobrachium nipponense isolate FS-2020 chromosome 9, ASM1510439v2, whole genome shotgun sequence genome, the window tatattaatttattatattttttttcagacaaaGAACTATCACCCGAAAATCATGTACAAAATTCCGCACCCCCTGATACATCGACAACGGAAGACTACAATAGGTCAGGATATAGTTTGGCTAATAGTATATACAACAAAGGCATTCCAGAGCCCATTGCATACAAGGAAGGTGTTGTTCCTGAACCGATACAAGGGAGTTTGGAATGCCGTGATAGTGCTCCCATACAGCCAGGAATTCCTGTGACAAATCAAGAATCGGCGGTAAGGAATTTTCAATTCAGTGGCAGTTCTTTTATATGGCCAGTTAATTCAATTCCCAGTGCACATAATCTTCAATCTGGATACAATGAAAGCTTTCTTATACAGCCAGAAATATCAGCGCCCAGTAAATCTACTCCACCGAGTTGTGGAAAGACAGAGAATAATCTTTCAGGTGATGATCAGCATGAAATGGCAGATGGATTGAGCAGATACGATGGAGATCTAAGTGAAGAGAGCGAAGTTGGCACAAAAAGAAAGAATCGCAAAAGGATGAAAAGTATGCAAAGTGaggcagagaaaaagaaaaaaatagccgaaaaatcaaaacaaaaccacATAAGAAAGAATGAAGCATTTGTCAATCTAAGACAAAACGTTAAGACTTTAAAAAACCAAATTCAGACTTTACAAAACCAATATCAGACTTTACAAAACCAAAATCAGACTTTACAAAACCAAAATCATAAAAAGGATCGCATCATAGCTAATCTAACTTCAAACCAAGCAGTGTTTGAAAATTTTCCAAACAATCCACAATCGGCATCAGCTGAAAATAAACTTCACGAGGAAGAATTCACCGATATGATGCATCAAGCTAATGTGGAAGCATTTGATCAAGAAAAATTCTTAAAACTCATGAATAACTGGTTCAGAAGCAAAGACAGGTCAGAAATACGAGTGAATGATAGAGAGCCAAAAGCTGGAGTTGTCCGAGTTGAAAGAGGCGAACAAAAGATGAA encodes:
- the LOC135218524 gene encoding uncharacterized protein LOC135218524 isoform X1, coding for MVPQDPREYNSLQSQNQISGKEFTVNQTGVQPHTEHSRPAFAKRSPAEEIAALQANLSTHQEIVPQDPREFINLQSQNQISDKEFTVNQTGVQPHTEHSRNMTQHQHESSEELEGCLQFIFQNSGETDTNNQNEVGGRQHDTAYYLDFLNKELSPENHVQNSAPPDTSTTEDYNRSGYSLANSIYNKGIPEPIAYKEGVVPEPIQGSLECRDSAPIQPGIPVTNQESAVRNFQFSGSSFIWPVNSIPSAHNLQSGYNESFLIQPEISAPSKSTPPSCGKTENNLSGDDQHEMADGLSRYDGDLSEESEVGTKRKNRKRMKSMQSEAEKKKKIAEKSKQNHIRKNEAFVNLRQNVKTLKNQIQTLQNQYQTLQNQNQTLQNQNHKKDRIIANLTSNQAVFENFPNNPQSASAENKLHEEEFTDMMHQANVEAFDQEKFLKLMNNWFRSKDRSEIRVNDREPKAGVVRVERGEQKMKIRVLTYYRKMESEKERYKKCKEDHERNGLA
- the LOC135218524 gene encoding uncharacterized protein LOC135218524 isoform X2 — translated: MTQHQHESSEELEGCLQFIFQNSGETDTNNQNEVGGRQHDTAYYLDFLNKELSPENHVQNSAPPDTSTTEDYNRSGYSLANSIYNKGIPEPIAYKEGVVPEPIQGSLECRDSAPIQPGIPVTNQESAVRNFQFSGSSFIWPVNSIPSAHNLQSGYNESFLIQPEISAPSKSTPPSCGKTENNLSGDDQHEMADGLSRYDGDLSEESEVGTKRKNRKRMKSMQSEAEKKKKIAEKSKQNHIRKNEAFVNLRQNVKTLKNQIQTLQNQYQTLQNQNQTLQNQNHKKDRIIANLTSNQAVFENFPNNPQSASAENKLHEEEFTDMMHQANVEAFDQEKFLKLMNNWFRSKDRSEIRVNDREPKAGVVRVERGEQKMKIRVLTYYRKMESEKERYKKCKEDHERNGLA